In Trifolium pratense cultivar HEN17-A07 linkage group LG7, ARS_RC_1.1, whole genome shotgun sequence, a genomic segment contains:
- the LOC123895776 gene encoding uncharacterized protein LOC123895776 has translation MEPEWPCLKKGNDRPASREGRIVDTRTENVKGNGGGTATMRPLGQNRVVKDADVYRGSSGDAGAVRVGEVMVPLGARNEKVVKKKEVRSYRTEPEDVAWAQNGLVATILNGEAVPVVQRRILDAGFNDVILIPMGADKVFVRSPSGFDVKAIINSAKEFFQLILSSWICWDNQAQDYRRGAWVRLYGIPLQAWNENFFKLCVFDCGRLLRVDTDSMEKERIDFERVLISTPNLEIVNTDVTVLVDGIQYEVKIVEEWGYTLGEDNCLFGDEDDSVTSHSDHVEGQGDPEANRHLDTMVANFTKGMNVEDDIGSQVNFDFSNLGGGVEGGSKIVGEIGVSFSTRVKEQVDRSKGSASASGGSPISKGSQGSISICSPANESGCFVGIKGSDGPILYPSNGNRALSCPPGATRSLLSGPWSWECLNDLNHKDVGVIFSASKGPRKKVGTGEGLKKSVQEDPKRRKGGGVFRHTVSSLKKVARMPSKDRAEALRAVKKMEQSRRDGVGAVNKGGERHPTSSNVSPSTTSNDWKHWVVMQGNDKVAADDVRMVGEALGVQIKGESTNMFSVLARKGKPKQALSGQTQGVGRGNSSYGYSYRPSVGASGGLLTLWDTAEVEVWSSGSSENVLWCHGLFVRSGEEFYLANVYAPCDSRAKQVLWDSLSVKIQALGRSRVCVCGDFNAVRSVEERRSANDGYRPSDHIPFNRFIDDNTLIDLPLCGRKYTWFKGDGRSMSRLDRFLLSGEWCLTWPNCTQVARMRGLSDHCPLVLTAGEEDWGPRPSRMLKCWKDIPGYHLYVREKWNSFQIDGWGGFVLKEKLKWIKTVLKDWHSSHTQNLPSRIESLKDRLAVLDEKGGEEALSETELAELHGVSMEIHSLSRLNASICWQQSRSRWLKEGDANTKYFHSVLASRRRGNAISSLQVEGTIVEGVSPIRQAVFSHFASHFKAINVERPRVANLNFKRLQASEVSGLIKPFSVDEVKAAVWDCDSYKSPGPDGINFGFIKDFWAEMQGDIMRFITEFHRNGRLSKGLNATFIALIPKVDSPQRLNDFRPISLVGSLYKILAKVLANRLREVMGSVISESQTAFVKGRQILDGILVANEVVDEARKSKKELLLFKVDFEKAYDSVDWGYLEDVMGKMGFPTLWRKWIKECVCTASASVLVNGSPTEEFPFERGLRQGDPLSPFLFLLAAEGLNVLMETMVERNVFSGYNFADDTLLMGTKSWANVRALRAVLVLFESLSGLRVNFHKSMLVGVNIPESWLVEAASALCCKVGKIPFLYLGLPIGGDPRRLSFWEPVLDRLKNRLSGWRSRFLSIGGRLVLLKSVLTSLPVYALSFFKAPSGTISSIESILIKFFWGGSEDLRKVAWINWNTICLRKEYGGLGVWQLREFNLALLGRYGVERGRLCEGGARGSTWWRELARIRDGGGEAGRGWFRECVLRQVGDGSDTFFWTDPWVDGISLRERYVRLFDLAENKSASVAEMFMRGWEVGGEDHVSDRWQWRTDLEDGYTVRGAYQFLTTQEAVTLDAASGLIWHRQVPLKVSICVWRLLRDRLPTRANLVSRGIISTEAHLCVSGCGEVESAQHLFLYCSSFGSLWSLVSSWIGSSSVTAQTLSEHLVQFTDSAGGSRARRSFMQLVWHVCVWVVWTERNHRLFTGSANSVHYMLDKIKTFSYRWLKATSSTLALNCHSWWSSPLLCLGLV, from the exons ATGGAGCCAGAATGGCCATGTTTGAAGAAGGGCAATGATAGGCCAGCTTCGCGAGAGGGTAGAATTGTTGACACGCGAACAGAGAACGTTAAAGGTAATGGGGGAGGTACTGCAACTATGAGACCGCTGGGTCAGAATAGAGTTGTTAAGGATGCTGATGTCTATAGAGGAAGCTCTGGAGACGCAGGGGCTGTTCGGGTGGGAGAAGTCATGGTTCCGTTAGGCGCACGTAACGAAAAAGTAGTGAAGAAGAAGGAAGTGCGTAGCTATAGGACGGAGCCCGAAGATGTGGCCTGGGCACAAAATGGTTTAGTGGCGACTATCCTTAATGGTGAGGCGGTCCCAGTCGTGCAGAGGAGAATTTTGGACGCAGGTTTTAACGATGTCATTCTCATTCCGATGGGGGCGGACAAGGTCTTTGTCCGGAGTCCGTCAGGCTTTGATGTGAAGGCAATCATCAACTCGGCTAAAGAGTTCTTTCAGCTTATCCTCTCGAGCTGGATTTGTTGGGATAACCAAGCGCAGGACTATAGAAGAGGCGCTTGGGTACGTTTGTATGGTATTCCGCTGCAAGCCTGGAACGAGAATTTCTTCAAGTTATGCGTCTTTGACTGCGGCAGGTTATTACGAGTGGACACTGACTCGATGGAAAAGGAGCGTATTGATTTTGAGCGTGTTTTGATATCAACACCTAATCTGGAAATTGTTAATACAGACGTGACTGTATTGGTGGATGGCATCCAATATGAAGTGAAAATAGTGGAGGAATGGGGTTACACTCTTGGGGAGGATAATTGTCTCTTTGGGGACGAAGATGATTCAGTGACATCCCACTCAGATCACGTAGAGGGACAGGGTGATCCGGAAGCTAATCGTCATCTTGACACTATGGTCGCGAATTTTACAAAAGGGATGAACGTAGAAGATGACATAGGTTCACAGGTGAATTTTGATTTCTCTAATTTAGGAGGAGGTGTGGAGGGCGGGAGTAAGATTGTTGGAGAGATCGGTGTTTCTTTTTCCACTAGGGTCAAAGAGCAAGTAGATCGAAGTAAAGGAAGCGCCTCTGCATCTGGAGGTTCTCCTATTTCGAAAGGAAGTCAGGGTAGTATCTCGATTTGCTCGCCAGCGAATGAGAGTGGGTGCTTTGTCGGCATCAAAGGGAGTGATGGGCCAATTTTGTATCCATCTAATGGTAATCGTGCTTTATCTTGTCCACCAGGAGCGACACGTTCTTTGTTATCGGGGCCATGGAGTTGGGAGTGTTTGAATGACCTTAATCATAAGGATGTCGGAGTGATATTCTCTGCTAGTAAAGGTCCCCGTAAAAAAGTTGGCACTGGTGAAGGCTTAAAGAAGAGCGTCCAGGAGGATCCTAAGCGGAGAAAAGGAGGGGGAGTTTTTCGGCATACGGTTTCTAGTCTTAAGAAAGTAGCCAGAATGCCTAGTAAGGATCGTGCTGAGGCATTAAGAGCGGTAAAAAAGATGGAGCAAAGTCGTCGAGACGGTGTAGGGGCAGTCAATAAGGGTGGAGAACGTCACCCAACTTCTTCCAATGTGTCGCCTTCGACGACTTCAAATGATTGGAAGCACTGGGTAGTTATGCAGGGTAATGATAAGGTGGCTGCAGATGATGTTCGAATGGTAGGGGAAGCTTTAGGAGTTCAGATCAAAGGTGAGTCTACAAATATGTTTAGTGTGCTTGCACGGAAGGGCAAACCAAAGCAGGCGTTGTCGGGTCAGACGCAGGGAGTAGGGCGT GGAAATTCTTCTTACGGGTACTCCTATCGTCCTTCGGTGGGTGCTTCAGGAGGGCTGTTAACTTTATGGGACACAGCTGAAGTGGAGGTATGGTCGTCTGGGAGTTCTGAGAATGTATTGTGGTGCCATGGTCTCTTCGTTAGGTCTGGTGAGGAGTTTTATTTAGCCAATGTTTATGCGCCTTGCGATTCAAGGGCTAAACAGGTTTTGTGGGACTCTTTGTCTGTAAAAATTCAGGCGTTAGGAAGGTCTAGGGTGTGTGTCTGCGGGGATTTTAATGCTGTCAGAAGTGTGGAAGAACGTCGTTCTGCCAACGACGGGTATCGCCCCTCAGACCACATCCCTTTTAATCGTTTTATTGATGACAATACCTTGATTGATTTACCGTTGTGTGGGCGAAAGTACACCTGGTTTAAAGGAGACGGGCGTTCCATGAGTCGTTTGGATAGATTTCTGTTGTCTGGGGAGTGGTGTTTGACTTGGCCTAATTGTACGCAGGTAGCCAGGATGAGAGGGCTTTCTGATCATTGTCCTTTGGTTCTGACTGCAGGCGAGGAGGACTGGGGACCCCGCCCTTCGAGGATGTTGAAATGTTGGAAAGATATTCCTGGGTACCATTTGTACGTGCGTGAAAAGTGGAACTCCTTTCAGATCGATGGTTGGGGAGGTTTTGTGCTTAAAGAGAAGCTTAAATGGATTAAGACGGTCTTGAAAGACTGGCATTCCTCTCACACTCAGAATCTGCCAAGTCGGATTGAGTCTCTAAAAGACCGGTTGGCAGTCCTTGATGAGAAGGGGGGAGAGGAGGCTCTATCTGAGACTGAGCTAGCGGAGCTCCATGGGGTTTCGATGGAAATTCATTCTCTTTCTCGGTTGAATGCTAGTATTTGTTGGCAACAGTCTAGGTCGCGGTGGCTCAAAGAAGGGGATGCTAATACCAAGTATTTTCATTCAGTCCTTGCGAGTAGGCGGAGGGGTAATGCTATTTCGTCGCTGCAGGTGGAAGGTACTATTGTGGAGGGAGTGTCACCCATTAGGCAAGCGGTTTTTTCTCACTTTGCGTCTCACTTCAAGGCCATTAATGTGGAAAGGCCGCGGGTAGCTAATCTTAATTTCAAACGGTTGCAGGCGTCGGAGGTGAGTGGGTTAATCAAGCCTTTTTCTGTGGACGAGGTAAAGGCAGCTGTTTGGGACTGTGACAGTTACAAAAGCCCGGGCCCCGATgggattaattttggttttattaagGATTTTTGGGCTGAGATGCAAGGTGATATTATGCGTTTTATTACGGAGTTTCATCGGAACGGTAGATTGTCGAAGGGCCTAAATGCTACTTTCATAGCTTTAATACCCAAAGTTGACAGTCCCCAAAGGTTGAATGATTTCCGGCCTATCTCTCTTGTGGGAAGCCTTTATAAGATTTTAGCTAAGGTGTTAGCGAATCGTCTGCGCGAGGTGATGGGTAGTGTGATATCTGAATCTCAGACGGCTTTCGTTAAGGGCCGACAGATTCTCGATGGCATCCTTGTTGCAAATGAGGTGGTGGATGAGGCTCGTAAGTCTAAGAAGGAGTTGCTTCTttttaaagttgattttgaGAAGGCTTATGATTCGGTTGATTGGGGCTATTTGGAGGATGTTATGGGGAAAATGGGTTTTCCAACCCTTTGGAGGAAGTGGATTAAAGAATGTGTGTGTACGGCTTCTGCTTCGGTTTTGGTTAACGGGAGTCCGACTGAGGAGTTTCCTTTTGAGAGGGGTTTAAGGCAGGGTGATCCATTatctcctttcctttttcttttggctGCAGAAGGCTTAAATGTGTTGATGGAAACCATGGTGGAGCGCAATGTGTTTTCGGGGTACAAC TTTGCTGATGATACGTTGTTGATGGGGACTAAGAGTTGGGCGAACGTTCGGGCGTTGCGGGCAGTCCTTGTGCTATTCGAGTCTTTGTCTGGTTTGCGAGTAAACTTTCACAAAAGCATGCTGGTTGGTGTTAACATCCCTGAATCTTGGTTAGTTGAGGCGGCGTCAGCGTTGTGTTGTAAAGTAGGAAAGATCCCTTTCCTTTACTTGGGCCTTCCTattgggggtgatccgaggCGTTTATCTTTCTGGGAACCGGTTTTGGATCGTCTAAAGAATCGCTTATCGGGTTGGAGGAGTCGATTTCTCTCTATTGGTGGTCGTTTAGTTTTGCTTAAATCCGTGCTAACCTCTTTGCCTGTTtatgctctttctttctttaaagctccctcaggtactatctcttctattgaatctattttgatcaaatttttttgggggggaagTGAGGATCTTAGGAAAGTGGCTTGGATCAATTGGAATACTATTTGCTTGCGTAAGGAGTATGGGGGTTTGGGGGTTTGGCAGTTGAGGGAGTTCAACTTGGCCCTTTTGg GACGCTATGGGGTTGAGAGAGGTAGGTTGTGTGAGGGTGGAGCGCGTGGATCGACATGGTGGAGGGAGTTGGCGCGCATTCGGGATGGAGGAGGGGAGGCAGGGAGAGGGTGGTTTAGGGAGTGTGTTTTGAGACAGGTGGGGGATGGGTCAGACACATTTTTCTGGACTGATCCCTGGGTGGATGGCATCTCGTTGCGGGAGCGGTATGTGAGGTTGTTTGACCTGGCAGAAAACAAATCGGCTTCAGTGGCTGAGATGTTTATGCGGGGTTGGGAGGTTGGAGGGGAG GATCATGTttcagataggtggcagtggcggaCTGATCTGGAGGACGGTTATACGGTTCGTGGTGCCTATCAGTTTTTGACGACTCAGGAGGCAGTTACTTTGGATGCTGCGTCAGGACTTATCTGGCAccgtcaggttcctttgaaggtctCCATTTGTGTCTGGCGACTCTTGcgggacaggttacctaccaGAGCAAACCTGGTTTCTCGAGGGATTATATCTACGGAGGCTCATCTTTGTGTTTCTGGTTGCGGAGAGGTTGAGTCGGCTCAGCACTTGTTCCTCTATTGTAGCTcttttggttctctttggtCACTGGTCAGCTCCTGGATTGGTTCTTCTTCGGTGACTGCTCAGACTCTTTCAGAACACTTGGTTCAGTTTACGGATTCAGCTGGTGGTTCTAGAGCTCGACGTTCTTTTATGCAGCTCGTTTGGCATGTTTGtgtttgggttgtgtggaccgaaagaaatcATCGATTGTTTACAGGCTCAGCAAACTCAGTGCAttatatgttggacaagatcaagacgtTCTCTTAccggtggttgaaagcgacgagtagcACTTTAGCTTTAaactgccatagttggtggtctagtcctctgctttgtttgggccttgtataa
- the LOC123895775 gene encoding luc7-like protein 3, with translation METHFRLDGGDWIEVSHRRRKEFQQGDRRKDSFEQSKRFQRKSFSATGYNSFHDRYSEFPRRDHDPLRTARFSHSCERNRYRRDSRMHHRRRSLSSQSNRDRYRTMDKLSRRRQYAMDRSQQEVDIVRQKGEHRHRSGTELERHGGRKKSFSRKCDVAKKEEEDAIRNSGKDNLRRRGFENLGTELKRY, from the exons ATGGAAACTCATTTCAGATTGG ATGGAGGGGATTGGATTGAGGTGAGCCATAGAAGGAGGAAAGAATTCCAACAGGGAGATAGAAGGAAGGATAGTTTTGAGCAATCTAAACGATTCCAGAGAAAATCGTTCTCTGCAACAGGGTACAATTCTTTTCATGATCGATACAGCGAATTTCCACGCCGCGATCATGATCCTCTTAGAACTGCTCGTTTCAGCCACAGCTGTGAACGCAACCGATACCGCCGGGATTCAAGGATGCATCATCGACGGCGTTCACTTTCGTCTCAGTCAAATCGCGATCGGTACAGGACGATGGATAAGCTTTCAAGGCGGCGGCAATACGCGATGGACCGAAGCCAACAGGAGGTAGATATCGTGCGGCAGAAGGGTGAGCACCGCCATAGGAGTGGAACAGAGCTTGAGAGGCACGGCGGGAGGAAGAAGAGCTTCTCGCGTAAGTGTGATGTTgcgaagaaggaagaagaagacgCAATACGTAACAGTGGGAAGGATAATCTTAGGAGGAGAGGATTTGAAAATTTGGGAACGGAGCTCAAACGGTactga